A region of Haliotis asinina isolate JCU_RB_2024 chromosome 9, JCU_Hal_asi_v2, whole genome shotgun sequence DNA encodes the following proteins:
- the LOC137297033 gene encoding aminoacylase-1-like has product MSEKEDPAVSVFREYLRIPTVHPDPDYSKAIDFLSRLADDVGLEFKAIETAPKNIFAVMSWVGTNPSLPSLGLYSHIDVVPVFPEHWKVPPFSAEKMENGDIYARGSQDMKCVGIQYVEAIRRLKKEGKRLLRTIHVMFGPDEETGGVHGMKVFMDLPESKRLNLGFCLDEGIASPGPEFKVFYAERSCWWVKFRCAGNPGHGSSFIQDSAAEKLTRILNIAMDFRNKQEQRLTSNPSLTIGDVTTLNLTIITGGVQYNVVPAELFACFDIRTPPHVDLTEFEKELWRWCREAGDGVTLEFDQKSDSPHKVPIDSSNPWWTAFMSACKSLSAEIKTEIFPGGTDSRFLRKSGIPSIGFSPINHTPVLLHDHNEFLNEKIFLRGIDIYYEIIPALANVSDSFQVTM; this is encoded by the exons ATGTCTGAGAAGGAAGACCCTGCCGTGTCAGTCTTCAGAGAATACCTGAGGATACCAACAGTGCACCCGGATCCAGATTATA GTAAAGCTATAGATTTCCTCTCCAGACTTGCTGATGATGTTGGGCTTGAGTTCAAAGCTATTGAG ACTGccccaaaaaatatttttgctgTCATGTCATGGGTTGGAACAAACCCCTCCCTTCCATCCCTGGGTCTCTACTCTCACATAGATGTGGTACCTGTTTTTCCA GAACACTGGAAGGTACCACCGTTCAGTGCAGAGAAGATGGAGAATGGGGATATTTATGCCAGAGGAAGTCAG GATATGAAGTGTGTTGGTATACA ATATGTTGAAGCAATTAGAAGATTGAAAAAGGAGGGAAAGAGACTCTTACGTACCATTCACGTGATGTTCGGACCAG ATGAAGAAACTGGTGGAGTACATGGCATGAAAGTGTTTATGGACCTCCCTGAATCTAAAAGACTGAACCTGGGATTTTGTCTTGATGAAG GTATTGCCAGTCCTGGACCAGAGTTTAAGGTCTTTTATGCAGAACGGTCATGTTGGT GGGTCAAGTTCAGATGTGCAGGAAATCCTGGTCATGGCTCATCTTTTATACAGGATTCAGCCGCAGAGAAACTT ACAAGGATACTGAACATAGCGATGGACTTCCGGAACAAACAAGAACAAAG ATTGACCTCCAACCCAAGTTTGACAATTGGAGATGTGACCACTCTGAATCTCACCATCATTACG GGAGGCGTACAGTACAACGTTGTTCCTGCAGAGCTGTTTGCAT GTTTTGACATCCGTACACCTCCTCACGTGGATCTGACAGAGTTTGAGAAGGAGTTGTGGCGATGGTGTCGGGAGGCAGGAGATGGCGTAACTCTGGAGTTTGACCAG AAAAGTGACTCTCCACACAAAGTCCCCATCGATTCCAGCAACCCCTGGTGGACCGCCTTCATGTCAGCCTGCAAGTCTCT ATCAGCAGAGATAAAGACTGAGATTTTCCCTGGTGGCACGGACAGTCGTTTCTTGAGGAAG AGTGGCATCCCGTCAATAGGATTCTCCCCCATAAACCACACACCTGTCCTGCTGCACGACCACAATGAGTTCCTCAACGAGAAAATCTTCCTGCGCGGAATTGATATCTACTATGAGATCATTCCTGCCCTTGCCAATGTCTCAGACTCATTCCAGGTGACAATGTAA
- the LOC137297032 gene encoding orexin receptor type 2-like, whose product MMNASMMSPSPLLVNCSEPVCNSSMTEVDHELLMQENDRHALQYIPVMIYVAMLMVTGVFGNGLVVYVYRRRFKKTSSNYFILTMAIFDLVACLVGMPTEIYDLRYPYAFYSSSGCKIFRFAETFSIYGSACVLLEIAFDRYFKICRPLMVISLFKIKMLCILAAVMALVLSAPAAVIFGISHPIIPNTNILGYDCSIDKDYKNKVFQIVYYGVLMLIFVAFLLILTVLYIRIWMEIRSRQKMVIGDQISKPTEEVHERKKMRVKYLPSVSDEDSCSNSNGHTVSATQTVRSRFASLSTYASKLHVSRTTIVLFAVTVAFLISYLPAIVIMIIRSVDKSIEETQSTTAAVTSKLFSKFFLINNAINPIIYSFLNINFRRQAKIAIKKLLCCERRRRRYPQKCDSDRSTKKEMIPIDC is encoded by the coding sequence ATGATGAACGCCAGTATGATGTCCCCATCACCTCTTCTAGTCAACTGTTCAGAACCCGTATGTAATTCGTCCATGACCGAAGTGGACCATGAGCTACTGATGCAAGAAAACGACAGACATGCACTTCAGTACATTCCGGTAATGATCTACGTTGCCATGCTTATGGTCACCGGCGTCTTTGGTAACGGCCTTGTTGTCTACGTCTATCGACGTCGCTTCAAGAAGACATCTTCCAATTACTTCATCCTAACGATGGCCATTTTTGACCTTGTCGCCTGCCTGGTGGGAATGCCGACCGAGATCTACGATCTTCGTTATCCATATGCTTTCTACAGTTCGTCAGGATGCAAGATCTTCCGGTTTGCCGAGACGTTTTCAATATACGGGTCGGCGTGTGTCCTGCTTGAAATAGCCTTTGACCGTTACTTTAAAATCTGTCGTCCGTTAATGGTGATCAGCTTGTTTAAGATCAAGATGTTGTGTATTCTAGCAGCAGTTATGGCACTTGTTCTTTCGGCGCCCGCAGCAGTCATCTTCGGCATCAGCCATCCCATTATCCCCAACACAAACATCCTGGGCTACGACTGCTCCATCGACAAGGACTACAAGAACAAGGTGTTCCAGATCGTGTACTATGGAGTTCTCATGCTGATCTTCGTGGCGTTTCTCCTCATCCTGACGGTCCTCTACATCCGGATCTGGATGGAGATACGGAGCCGACAGAAGATGGTTATCGGAGACCAGATCTCCAAACCGACGGAAGAAGTACATGAACGCAAGAAGATGCGGGTCAAATATCTTCCAAGTGTCAGTGACGAGGACTCTTGCTCCAACAGCAACGGCCACACCGTCTCCGCCACACAAACAGTACGATCCCGTTTCGCAAGCTTGTCCACGTACGCCTCCAAACTCCACGTAAGCCGTACGACAATCGTACTTTTCGCCGTCACTGTAGCCTTCCTTATAAGCTATTTGCCCGCTATTGTCATAATGATTATAAGATCTGTGGACAAAAGTATTGAAGAGACTCAGAGCACCACTGCCGCCGTTACAAGCAAGCTCTTCTCCAAGTTCTTTCTCATCAATAACGCCATCAATCCAATCATCTACAGTTTCTTGAACATTAACTTCAGACGCCAGGCGAAGATAGCGATCAAGAAGCTTCTGTGTTGTGAAAGAAGGAGAAGGAGATATCCCCAGAAATGTGACTCTGACAGAAGCACGAAGAAAGAAATGATCCCTATTGACTGTTGA